The Streptomyces laurentii genome contains a region encoding:
- a CDS encoding rieske (2Fe-2S) iron-sulfur domain-containing protein (PFAM: Rieske [2Fe-2S] iron-sulphur domain; KEGG: sgr:SGR_5565 putative iron sulphur protein;~Rieske (2Fe-2S) iron-sulfur domain-containing protein [Streptomyces sp. SirexAA- E];~Rieske domain; a [2Fe-2S] cluster binding domain commonly foundin Rieske non-heme iron oxygenase (RO) systems such as naphthalene and biphenyl dioxygenases, as well as in plant/cyanobacterial chloroplast b6f and mitochondrial cytochrome bc(1) complexes; cd03467;~Signal predicted by SignalP 3.0 HMM (Signal peptide probability 0.938) with cleavage site probability 0.435 at residue 28;~[2Fe-2S] cluster binding site [ion binding];~identified by MetaGeneAnnotator; putative;~iron-sulfur cluster [ion binding]): MSGQSTRRTVLKGAALAGAAGLGVAACSTDSNLGHAQNPVPTAPVELGAPSEVPVGTAKLFREQRVLVHCPAEGQYKAFSAQCTHAGCLLDKIEKNEGNCPCHGSRFDVTTGKALQGPATVPLPEVPVRVENGKLIAGPKA, from the coding sequence ATGTCCGGCCAGTCCACCCGCCGCACCGTCCTCAAAGGCGCCGCTCTCGCCGGAGCCGCCGGACTGGGTGTCGCCGCCTGCTCCACCGACTCCAACCTCGGCCACGCCCAGAACCCGGTGCCGACGGCCCCGGTAGAGCTCGGCGCGCCGTCCGAGGTCCCGGTCGGCACCGCCAAGCTGTTCCGCGAGCAGCGGGTGCTCGTGCACTGCCCGGCCGAGGGCCAGTACAAGGCGTTCAGTGCCCAGTGCACCCACGCCGGCTGCCTCCTCGACAAGATCGAGAAGAACGAGGGCAACTGCCCCTGCCACGGCAGCCGCTTCGACGTGACCACCGGCAAGGCGCTCCAGGGTCCGGCGACCGTGCCGCTGCCCGAGGTCCCGGTCCGGGTCGAGAACGGCAAGCTGATCGCCGGCCCCAAGGCCTGA
- a CDS encoding fructokinase (Fructokinases (FRKs) mainly from bacteria and plants are enzymes with high specificity for fructose, as are all FRKs, but they catalyzes the conversion of fructose to fructose-6-phosphate, which is an entry point into glycolysis via conversion into...; cd01167;~Sugar kinases, ribokinase family [Carbohydrate transport andmetabolism]; COG0524;~fructokinase [Streptomyces cattleya NRRL 8057 = DSM46488];~identified by MetaGeneAnnotator; putative;~putative ATP binding site [chemical binding];~putative substrate binding site [chemical binding]): MIVVAGESLIDLVPDGKVPDGPPDPPDPLAPLLPRPGGGPYNTAIALGRLGARTAFCSRVSTDAFGDALVAGLRAAGVTTDLVQRGPEPTTLAVASVGPDGSARYGFYVDGTADRLFALPGRLPEDVRAVAFGTLSLALEPGALAYEALLRRSAADGLFTLLDPNIRPGLLPDPAAYRARFAGWLPFVSLLKLSEEDADWLGGDPAGWLERGPGAVVLTRGGAGLTVYTREYEVSVPAVPVRVVDTIGAGDTVNAALLHGLVGRDVAAIGAEEWRGVLGFAARAAAVTCTRAGAEPPFAGELEGGWGAGPGPGALRFSS; the protein is encoded by the coding sequence GTGATCGTCGTCGCCGGTGAGTCCCTGATCGACCTGGTTCCCGACGGGAAGGTTCCCGACGGACCGCCCGACCCCCCCGACCCTCTGGCCCCGCTGCTGCCCCGGCCGGGCGGCGGGCCCTACAACACGGCCATCGCCCTGGGCCGGCTCGGCGCCCGGACCGCGTTCTGCTCCCGGGTGTCCACGGACGCCTTCGGGGACGCGCTCGTCGCCGGACTGCGGGCCGCCGGGGTCACCACGGATCTCGTCCAGCGCGGGCCCGAACCGACCACGCTGGCCGTCGCCTCCGTGGGGCCCGACGGCTCCGCGCGCTACGGCTTCTACGTGGACGGCACCGCCGACCGGCTCTTCGCCCTGCCCGGGCGGCTCCCCGAGGACGTCCGGGCCGTGGCCTTCGGCACCCTCTCACTGGCCTTGGAACCCGGCGCCCTCGCGTACGAGGCGCTGCTGCGGCGCTCGGCCGCGGACGGGCTGTTCACCCTGCTCGACCCGAACATCCGGCCCGGGCTGCTCCCCGACCCGGCGGCGTACCGCGCGCGGTTCGCGGGCTGGCTGCCGTTCGTCTCGCTCCTGAAGCTGTCGGAAGAGGACGCCGACTGGCTCGGCGGCGACCCCGCCGGGTGGCTGGAGCGGGGGCCCGGCGCAGTCGTGCTGACCCGGGGCGGGGCGGGGCTCACCGTCTACACGCGGGAGTACGAGGTCTCGGTGCCCGCCGTGCCGGTGCGGGTCGTGGACACGATCGGGGCCGGCGACACGGTGAACGCGGCGTTGCTGCACGGGCTGGTGGGGCGGGACGTGGCGGCGATAGGGGCGGAGGAGTGGCGGGGCGTGCTGGGGTTCGCGGCGCGGGCGGCGGCGGTGACGTGTACGCGGGCGGGGGCGGAGCCGCCGTTTGCGGGTGAGCTGGAGGGGGGCTGGGGCGCGGGTCCGGGTCCGGGTGCGCTGAGGTTCTCTTCATAG
- a CDS encoding excinuclease ABC subunit A (ATP-binding cassette domain I of the excision repair protein UvrA; cd03270;~ATP-binding cassette domain II of the excision repair protein UvrA; cd03271;~excinuclease ABC subunit A [Streptomyces cattleya NRRL 8057 = DSM46488];~excinuclease ABC subunit A; Reviewed; PRK00349;~identified by MetaGeneAnnotator; putative) encodes MTDRLIVRGAREHNLKNVSLDLPRDSLIVFTGLSGSGKSSLAFDTIFAEGQRRYVESLSSYARQFLGQMDKPDVDFIEGLSPAVSIDQKSTSRNPRSTVGTITEVYDYLRLLFARIGKPHCPECHRPISRQSPQAIVDKVLELPEGSRFQVLSPLVRERKGEFVDLFADLQTKGYSRARVDGKTIQLSEPPTLKKQEKHTIEVVVDRLTVKDSAKRRLTDSVETALGLSGGMVVLDFVDLPEDDPERERMYSEHLYCPYDDLSFEELEPRSFSFNSPFGACPDCTGIGTRMEVDPELVVPDEEKSLDEGAIHPWSHGHTKEYFGRMIDGLAQALGFRTDIPYAGLPQRAKKALMYGHKTQVEVRYRNRYGRERAWTSPAFEGAVSFVKRRHSEAESDSSRERFEGYMREVPCPTCEGTRLKPIVLAVTVMEKSIAEVSAMSISDCADFLGRLTLNARDKKIAERVLKEVNERLRFLVDVGLDYLSLNRAAGTLSGGEAQRIRLATQIGSGLVGVLYVLDEPSIGLHQRDNHRLIETLVRLRDMGNTLIVVEHDEDTIKVADWVVDIGPGAGEHGGKVVHSGPLKELLANKESMTGQYLSGRKAIGTPDLRRPVDPKRLLTVHGARENNLRDIDVSFPLGVLTAVTGVSGSGKSTLVNDILYTHLARELNGAKSVPGRHTRVAGDDLVDKVVHVDQSPIGRTPRSNPATYTGVFDHVRRLFAETMEAKVRGYLPGRFSFNVKGGRCENCSGDGTIKIEMNFLPDVYVPCEVCHGARYNRETLEVHYKGKSIAEVLDMPIEEALDFFEAVPTIARHLRTLHEVGLGYVRLGQSAPTLSGGEAQRVKLASELQKRSTGRTVYVLDEPTTGLHFEDISKLIKVLSGLVDKGNSVIVIEHNLDVIKTADWVIDMGPEGGSGGGLVIAEGTPEEIASTPASHTGKFLREILGADRVSDASSVRAPRGAKKTAAKKTTTAAKKTTAAKKTTAAKKTTAAKKTTAKKTTTRARKS; translated from the coding sequence GTGACCGACCGTCTCATCGTCCGTGGCGCTCGCGAGCACAATCTCAAGAACGTCTCGCTCGACCTCCCCCGTGACTCGCTCATCGTCTTCACCGGGCTCTCGGGGTCGGGCAAGTCCTCCCTCGCGTTCGACACGATCTTCGCCGAGGGGCAGCGCCGGTACGTCGAGTCGCTCTCCTCCTACGCGCGCCAGTTCCTCGGCCAGATGGACAAGCCGGACGTCGACTTCATCGAAGGTCTGTCGCCCGCCGTCTCCATCGACCAGAAGTCGACCTCGCGCAACCCGCGCTCGACGGTCGGCACCATCACCGAGGTCTACGACTACCTCCGCCTCCTCTTCGCGCGCATCGGCAAGCCGCACTGTCCCGAGTGCCACCGGCCGATCTCCCGCCAGTCGCCGCAGGCCATCGTCGACAAGGTCCTGGAGCTGCCCGAGGGCAGCCGCTTCCAGGTGCTGTCGCCGCTGGTACGCGAGCGCAAGGGCGAGTTCGTCGACCTCTTCGCCGACCTCCAGACCAAGGGCTACAGCCGTGCCCGGGTCGACGGGAAGACGATCCAGCTCAGCGAGCCGCCGACGCTGAAGAAGCAGGAGAAGCACACCATCGAGGTGGTCGTCGACCGCCTCACCGTCAAGGACTCCGCCAAGCGCCGGCTGACCGACTCCGTCGAGACCGCGCTCGGCCTGTCCGGCGGCATGGTCGTGCTCGACTTCGTCGACCTCCCCGAGGACGACCCCGAGCGCGAGCGGATGTACTCGGAGCACCTCTACTGCCCGTACGACGACCTGTCCTTCGAGGAGCTGGAGCCGCGCTCCTTCTCCTTCAACTCGCCCTTCGGCGCCTGCCCCGACTGCACCGGCATCGGCACCCGCATGGAGGTCGACCCCGAGCTGGTCGTGCCCGACGAGGAGAAGTCCCTCGACGAGGGCGCCATCCACCCCTGGTCGCACGGCCACACCAAGGAGTACTTCGGCCGGATGATCGACGGGCTCGCCCAGGCCCTCGGCTTCCGTACCGACATCCCGTACGCGGGTCTGCCGCAGCGGGCCAAGAAGGCCCTCATGTACGGCCACAAGACCCAGGTCGAGGTCCGTTACCGCAACCGGTACGGGCGCGAGCGCGCCTGGACCAGCCCGGCCTTCGAGGGCGCCGTCTCCTTCGTGAAGCGGCGGCACAGCGAGGCCGAGAGCGACTCCAGCCGCGAGCGCTTCGAGGGCTACATGCGCGAGGTGCCCTGCCCCACCTGTGAGGGCACCCGGCTGAAGCCGATCGTGCTCGCGGTCACCGTGATGGAGAAGTCCATCGCCGAGGTCTCCGCGATGTCGATCAGCGACTGCGCCGACTTCCTCGGCCGCCTCACCCTGAACGCGCGCGACAAGAAGATCGCCGAGCGCGTCCTCAAGGAGGTCAACGAGCGGCTGCGCTTCCTCGTCGACGTCGGCCTCGACTACCTCTCGCTCAACCGTGCCGCCGGCACCCTCTCCGGCGGCGAGGCCCAGCGCATCCGGCTCGCCACCCAGATCGGCTCCGGCCTGGTCGGTGTGCTGTACGTGCTCGACGAGCCGTCCATCGGTCTGCACCAGCGCGACAACCACCGGCTCATCGAGACCCTGGTGCGGCTGCGCGACATGGGCAACACCCTCATCGTGGTCGAGCACGACGAGGACACCATCAAGGTCGCCGACTGGGTCGTCGACATCGGCCCCGGCGCCGGCGAGCACGGTGGCAAGGTCGTCCACTCCGGGCCGCTCAAGGAGCTGCTCGCCAACAAGGAGTCGATGACCGGGCAGTACCTGTCCGGCCGCAAGGCGATCGGCACGCCCGACCTGCGCCGCCCGGTCGACCCGAAGCGCCTGCTCACCGTGCACGGCGCCCGGGAGAACAACCTGCGGGACATCGACGTCTCCTTCCCGCTGGGCGTCCTCACCGCCGTCACCGGTGTCTCCGGCTCCGGCAAGTCGACGCTGGTCAACGACATCCTCTACACCCACCTGGCACGCGAGCTGAACGGCGCCAAGTCGGTGCCCGGCCGCCACACGCGCGTGGCCGGCGACGACCTCGTCGACAAGGTCGTGCACGTCGACCAGTCGCCCATCGGCCGCACCCCGCGCTCGAACCCGGCGACCTACACCGGAGTCTTCGACCACGTCCGCCGGCTCTTCGCGGAGACCATGGAGGCGAAGGTCCGCGGCTACCTGCCCGGCCGCTTCTCCTTCAACGTCAAGGGCGGCCGCTGCGAGAACTGCTCCGGCGACGGCACGATCAAGATCGAGATGAACTTCCTCCCGGACGTCTACGTCCCGTGCGAGGTCTGCCACGGCGCCCGGTACAACCGGGAGACCCTGGAGGTCCACTACAAGGGCAAGTCCATCGCCGAGGTCCTGGACATGCCGATCGAGGAGGCCCTGGACTTCTTCGAGGCCGTCCCGACCATCGCCCGCCACCTGCGCACCCTGCACGAGGTCGGCCTCGGCTACGTCCGCCTCGGCCAGTCCGCGCCGACCCTCTCCGGCGGCGAGGCCCAGCGCGTCAAGCTCGCCTCCGAGCTCCAGAAGCGCTCCACGGGCCGCACGGTCTACGTCCTGGACGAGCCGACCACCGGTCTCCACTTCGAGGACATCTCGAAGCTGATCAAGGTCCTCTCCGGCCTGGTCGACAAGGGCAACTCGGTGATCGTCATCGAGCACAACCTGGACGTCATCAAGACCGCCGACTGGGTCATCGACATGGGCCCCGAGGGCGGCAGCGGCGGCGGCCTGGTCATCGCCGAGGGCACCCCCGAGGAGATCGCCTCGACCCCGGCCAGCCACACCGGCAAGTTCCTCCGCGAGATCCTCGGCGCCGACCGCGTCAGCGACGCCTCCTCGGTCCGCGCCCCGCGCGGCGCCAAGAAGACGGCCGCGAAGAAGACCACCACGGCGGCGAAGAAGACGACGGCGGCGAAGAAGACGACGGCGGCGAAGAAGACGACGGCGGCCAAGAAGACCACGGCGAAGAAGACGACCACCCGGGCCCGCAAGAGCTGA
- a CDS encoding mycothiol-dependent maleylpyruvate isomerase (Mycothiol maleylpyruvate isomerase N-terminal domain; cl00986;~identified by MetaGeneAnnotator; putative;~mycothiol-dependent maleylpyruvate isomerase [Streptomyces sp. C];~mycothiol-dependent maleylpyruvate isomerase; Reviewed), protein MIDHVRDLDLVREATDRLIDAASSWDNAMLAQPSRLPGWTRGHILAHLARNADALANVLQGLPMYPDAATRDADIERDSNRPLGEQLADLRASADRLAAVAAEPADWSRTVELRNGVTDSASRVPFRRWVEVALHHVDLDAGYELEDLPDEFTGREIAFLADRWSGRPDVPPVTLRIGTDDDAAAPSWTTGGTDGKPVVLGGTGAELLGWLAGRGDKGAHLAVLEGPGLPELPPL, encoded by the coding sequence ATGATCGATCATGTGCGTGATCTCGACCTCGTACGCGAGGCGACCGACCGGCTCATCGACGCCGCCTCCTCCTGGGACAACGCGATGCTCGCCCAGCCGTCACGGCTGCCGGGCTGGACCCGCGGTCACATCCTGGCCCACCTCGCCCGCAACGCCGACGCCCTGGCCAACGTTCTCCAGGGCCTGCCGATGTACCCGGACGCCGCGACCCGCGACGCCGACATCGAGCGGGATTCCAACCGGCCGCTCGGCGAGCAGCTCGCCGACCTGCGCGCCTCCGCCGACCGCCTCGCGGCCGTGGCCGCCGAGCCCGCCGACTGGAGCCGTACCGTCGAGCTCCGCAACGGTGTCACCGACAGCGCCTCCCGGGTCCCGTTCCGGCGCTGGGTCGAGGTGGCCCTGCACCACGTCGACCTGGACGCCGGCTACGAGCTGGAGGACCTGCCGGACGAGTTCACCGGCCGCGAGATCGCGTTCCTCGCGGACCGCTGGAGCGGCCGCCCGGACGTTCCGCCCGTGACCCTGCGGATCGGAACCGACGACGACGCCGCCGCTCCCTCCTGGACGACCGGCGGCACCGACGGCAAGCCCGTCGTCCTCGGCGGCACCGGCGCCGAGCTCCTCGGCTGGCTGGCCGGCCGCGGCGACAAGGGCGCCCACCTCGCCGTCCTCGAAGGCCCCGGACTCCCGGAGCTCCCGCCGCTGTAG
- a CDS encoding Zn-dependent hydrolase (Metallo-beta-lactamase superfamily; cl00446;~Zn-dependent hydrolase [Streptomyces albus J1074];~identified by MetaGeneAnnotator; putative) has translation MTYSGAVRPGGPADVHELTDLMISKVAVGPMDNNAYLLRCRTTGEQLLIDAANETDTLLTLIGDDGIAAVVTTHQHGDHWQALAEVVAATGARTYAGAYDAEGIPVPTDVRVEDGDTISVGRVRLTARRLVGHTPGSIALVYDDPHGHPHVFTGDCLFPGGIGNTWKDPEAFASLIHDVETKLFDALPDETWVYPGHGKDTTLGDERPHLAEWRERGW, from the coding sequence ATGACGTACAGCGGAGCGGTGAGGCCCGGCGGGCCGGCGGACGTGCACGAGCTGACCGACCTGATGATCTCGAAGGTCGCGGTCGGCCCGATGGACAACAACGCGTATCTGCTGCGCTGCCGGACCACCGGCGAGCAGCTGCTGATCGACGCCGCCAACGAGACGGACACCCTGCTCACGCTGATCGGTGACGACGGCATCGCGGCCGTCGTCACCACCCACCAGCACGGCGACCACTGGCAGGCCCTGGCCGAGGTGGTCGCCGCCACCGGCGCCCGGACGTACGCGGGCGCGTACGACGCCGAGGGCATCCCGGTCCCCACGGACGTGCGCGTGGAGGACGGCGACACGATCTCCGTCGGCCGGGTCCGACTGACCGCGCGGCGGCTCGTCGGGCACACCCCCGGCTCGATCGCCCTGGTCTACGACGACCCGCACGGTCACCCGCACGTGTTCACGGGCGACTGCCTGTTCCCCGGCGGGATCGGCAACACCTGGAAGGATCCGGAGGCGTTCGCGAGCCTGATCCACGACGTGGAGACCAAGCTCTTCGACGCCCTCCCGGACGAGACCTGGGTCTACCCGGGCCACGGCAAGGACACCACGCTGGGCGACGAGCGCCCGCATCTCGCGGAGTGGCGCGAGCGCGGTTGGTGA
- a CDS encoding permeases of the major facilitator superfamily (Permeases of the major facilitator superfamily [Streptomyces venezuelae ATCC10712];~The Major Facilitator Superfamily (MFS) isa large and diverse group of secondary transporters that includes uniporters, symporters, and antiporters. MFS proteins facilitate the transport across cytoplasmic or internal membranes of a variety of...; cd06174;~identified by MetaGeneAnnotator; putative;~metabolite-proton symporter; TIGR00883;~putative substrate translocation pore) — MHHSHAPSPPRAPSMGRLAAASLVGTAIEFFDFYVYGTAAALVLGPLFFPTFSPVAGTLAAFGTFAVGFLSRPIGSAVFGHVGDRYGRRPVLFVSLLLTGFATVAVGFVPTYDSIGIAAPLLLLVLRFLQGLGLGGEWGGAVLLTAEHAPERRRALWSSFPQMGPSIGFLLANGVVLALTAGLSDAEFRSWGWRVPFWAAGLLAAAGLALRSSLAESPQFEAMTAAGKTANAPVREVFRDHWRTVLLTAGGLSVGYAVFYAVSTWSCPTARSSWACRAR; from the coding sequence ATGCACCACAGTCACGCTCCGTCGCCGCCCCGGGCCCCTTCGATGGGGCGGCTCGCCGCGGCCTCGCTCGTCGGCACGGCCATCGAGTTCTTCGACTTCTACGTCTACGGCACGGCCGCCGCGCTCGTCCTCGGCCCGCTGTTCTTCCCGACCTTCTCCCCCGTCGCGGGGACCCTCGCCGCCTTCGGCACCTTCGCCGTCGGTTTCCTGTCCCGGCCGATCGGCTCGGCCGTCTTCGGGCACGTCGGCGACCGATACGGCCGCCGCCCGGTCCTGTTCGTCTCCCTGCTGCTCACCGGCTTCGCCACGGTCGCGGTCGGTTTCGTTCCCACGTACGACTCGATCGGCATCGCCGCGCCCCTGCTGCTGCTCGTCCTGCGCTTCCTCCAGGGGCTCGGCCTCGGCGGGGAGTGGGGCGGGGCGGTGCTGCTGACCGCCGAGCACGCCCCGGAGCGCCGCCGGGCGCTGTGGTCGAGCTTCCCGCAGATGGGGCCCTCGATCGGCTTCCTGCTCGCGAACGGGGTGGTGCTGGCGCTCACGGCCGGCCTGAGTGACGCCGAGTTCCGCTCCTGGGGCTGGCGGGTGCCGTTCTGGGCGGCCGGGCTGCTCGCCGCGGCCGGGCTCGCGCTGCGGTCCTCGCTCGCGGAGTCCCCGCAGTTCGAGGCCATGACGGCGGCGGGGAAAACGGCGAACGCCCCGGTCCGGGAGGTGTTCCGGGACCACTGGCGGACCGTGCTGCTCACGGCGGGCGGGCTCTCCGTCGGCTACGCCGTCTTCTACGCGGTGTCCACCTGGTCCTGTCCTACGGCACGAAGCAGCTGGGCGTGCCGAGCGCGGTGA
- a CDS encoding permeases of the major facilitator superfamily (Permeases of the major facilitator superfamily [Streptomyces venezuelae ATCC10712];~identified by MetaGeneAnnotator; putative;~metabolite-proton symporter; TIGR00883), with translation MPSAVMLTCVMGAVAVKGMLTPFVAMLGDRFGRRTMCLTGCTASALWMFPMVALLSTARPWLMFLGFLGSSLAFITVFSVVAAYLPELYEPRVRCTGAAVGYNLAGVLGGALTPIVATAVSEGRSGPPWGVAAYLTVVALVSLGCFALLPETLPGRAVATAGAKPEPEPA, from the coding sequence GTGCCGAGCGCGGTGATGCTGACGTGCGTGATGGGGGCCGTGGCGGTCAAGGGGATGCTGACGCCGTTCGTGGCGATGCTCGGCGACCGCTTCGGGCGCCGGACGATGTGCCTGACGGGCTGCACGGCCTCGGCGCTGTGGATGTTCCCGATGGTGGCGCTGCTGTCCACCGCGCGCCCGTGGCTGATGTTCCTGGGCTTCCTCGGCTCGTCGCTGGCGTTCATCACGGTGTTCTCGGTGGTCGCCGCGTATCTGCCGGAGCTGTACGAGCCGCGGGTGCGGTGCACGGGCGCGGCCGTCGGCTACAACCTGGCGGGCGTGCTCGGCGGGGCGCTGACCCCGATCGTGGCGACGGCCGTCTCGGAGGGCCGCTCGGGGCCGCCGTGGGGCGTGGCAGCCTATCTCACCGTGGTGGCCCTGGTGAGTCTCGGCTGCTTCGCCCTGCTGCCGGAGACCCTGCCGGGGCGGGCGGTGGCGACGGCCGGCGCGAAGCCGGAGCCGGAACCCGCATAG
- a CDS encoding integral membrane export protein (Integral membrane protein TerC family; cl10468;~identified by MetaGeneAnnotator; putative;~integral membrane export protein [Streptomyces griseus subsp. griseus NBRC13350]), whose product MDVSVTLWVLTILGLAALISVDFLIGRKPHDVSVKEAGIWTVVWIVLAALFGLGLLLFGSGQAAGEFFAGYVTEKSLSVDNLFVFVLIMAKFAVPSHLQQRVLLVGVLIALVLRAIFIAAGAAVLANFSWVFYLFGAFLIFTAWKLIQEARADEEEDEFEENRLLKSIEKRFGVADRYHGTKLVIESYGKRVLTPLMVVMLAIGTTDILFALDSIPAIFGLTQDPYIVFTANAFALMGLRQLYFLIGGLLKKLVHLSYGLSVILGFIGVKLVLHALHESGVSVPEISIPVSLAVICGVLIVTTITSLIASKRQAQREAAETAETAGKTGVEA is encoded by the coding sequence GTGGACGTATCCGTGACCCTGTGGGTGCTGACCATTCTTGGTCTGGCCGCCCTGATCTCGGTCGATTTCCTCATCGGGCGCAAGCCCCACGACGTGTCGGTGAAGGAAGCCGGCATCTGGACGGTCGTCTGGATCGTCCTCGCCGCGCTGTTCGGCCTCGGCCTGTTGCTCTTCGGCAGCGGACAGGCCGCCGGAGAGTTCTTCGCGGGCTATGTCACCGAGAAGTCGCTCAGTGTCGACAACCTCTTCGTCTTCGTCCTGATCATGGCGAAGTTCGCGGTGCCGTCCCACCTCCAGCAGCGGGTGCTGCTGGTGGGCGTGCTGATAGCCCTGGTGCTCCGCGCGATCTTCATCGCCGCCGGTGCCGCGGTCCTCGCCAACTTCTCGTGGGTGTTCTACCTCTTCGGGGCGTTCCTGATCTTCACCGCCTGGAAGCTCATCCAGGAGGCGCGCGCCGACGAGGAGGAGGACGAGTTCGAGGAGAACCGTCTCCTCAAGTCCATCGAGAAGCGGTTCGGCGTCGCCGACCGCTACCACGGCACCAAGCTCGTCATCGAGAGCTACGGCAAGCGCGTGCTGACCCCGCTGATGGTGGTCATGCTCGCGATCGGCACCACCGACATCCTGTTCGCCCTCGACTCCATCCCGGCGATCTTCGGCCTCACCCAGGACCCGTACATCGTCTTCACCGCCAACGCCTTCGCCCTCATGGGTCTGCGGCAGCTGTACTTCCTGATCGGCGGCCTGCTCAAGAAGCTGGTCCACCTCAGCTACGGCCTGTCGGTGATCCTCGGCTTCATCGGCGTGAAGCTGGTGTTGCACGCCCTGCACGAGTCCGGGGTGTCGGTGCCCGAGATCTCCATCCCGGTCTCCCTCGCCGTCATCTGCGGCGTCCTGATCGTCACCACGATCACCAGCCTGATCGCCTCGAAGCGGCAGGCGCAGCGCGAGGCCGCCGAGACGGCCGAGACGGCCGGCAAGACGGGCGTCGAGGCCTGA